In one Magallana gigas chromosome 9, xbMagGiga1.1, whole genome shotgun sequence genomic region, the following are encoded:
- the LOC117691618 gene encoding DNA-directed RNA polymerase III subunit RPC2-like isoform X1, with amino-acid sequence MDDIEDIMRMDKEKLAAPIKTIEEKWKLLPAFLKVKGLVKQHIDSFNFFINVEIKNIMKANDKILSDADPNFYMKYLNIYVGMPDVEEGFNITKPISPHECRLRDMTYSAPITVDIEYTRGNQRIVRNNLPIGRMPIMLRSSNCVLNGKSPAEMAKLNECPMDPGGYFITRGTEKVILIQEQLSKNRMIVDTDTGRNRSIECSVTSSTHERKSKTYVSTKHEKFYLRHNTFTEDIPVAIAFKAMGMECDQEIVQMIGSEEEILTSVAPCLEECHRAQVFTQLQALKYIGQRVRQRRVWGGSKKTKVDEAREALHDIVLAHVPVVEWNFKLKAAYLALMVRRVILAKGEQVKGDDRDYYGNKRLELAGQLLSLLFEDLFKKFNSELKRIADMTIPKPRVAQFDIIKHMRQDQITNGLVNAISTGNWSIKRFKMERAGVTQVLSRLSFISALGMMTRISSQFEKTRKVSGPRSLQPSQWGMLCPSDTPEGEACGLVKNLALMTHITTDMEEDPIIRLAFNLGVEDIQLLSGEEMTSSRVYLVFLNGNILGVIRDHKKLVRTFRLMRRSGYISEFVSVCTNHTHKCVYISTDGGRLCRPYIIVQKGQPLVKQRHIEELTQGFRSFDDFLKEGLVEYLDVNEENDCMISLYESGITRETTHLEIEPFTILGVCAGLIPYPHHNQSPRNTYQCAMGKQAMGTIGYNQRNRIDTLMYLLCYPQAPLVKSKTIELIHFDKLPAGQNATVAVMSFSGYDIEDALVLNKASLDRGFGRCLVYRKQACTLKRYTNQSFDKVMGPMVDASTHKPIWKHESLDSDGICSPGERMENRQVLVNKWMPTVTMNPIQQSPTTQGPPQGPEYREVPITYKGAEACYIEKVLISSNPEEAFLIKILQRQTRRPEIGDKFSSRHGQKGVCGLIVPQEDMPFTDLGICPDIIMNPHGYPSRMTVGKLMELLGSKAGVLEGKFHYGTAFGGDKVCDLSEDLVKHGFNYLGKDFVTSGITGEPLEAYIFFGPIYYQKLKHMVLDKMHARAKGPRAVLTRQPTEGRSRDGGLRLGEMERDCLIGYGASMLLLERLMISSDAFEVDVCGECGLLGYSGWCEFCKSSRHVSTLKMPYACKLLFQELQSMNIVPRLSLKRYNEV; translated from the exons ATGGATGATATAGAAGATATAATGCGAATGGATAAAGAAAAGCTGGCAGCGCCAATAAAAACTATTGAG GAGAAATGGAAATTGCTGCCAGCTTTTCTGAAGGTGAAAGGACTCGTCAAGCAGCACATTGACTCCTTCAATTTCTTTATCAACGTAGAG attaaaaatatcatgaaagcTAACGACAAGATCCTCAGTGATGCAGACCCTAACTTTTATATGAA ATATTTGAACATCTATGTTGGAATGCCCGATGTAGAGGAAGGGTTTAATATAACGAAGCCTATCTCTCCTCATGAA TGTCGTTTACGAGACATGACCTACTCAGCACCTATTACCGTGGATATTGAGTACACTCGCGGAAACCAGAGAATCGTCCGCAATAATCTGCCAATTGGAAG GATGCCCATCATGTTACGCAGCTCAAACTGTGTCCTGAATGGGAAAAGTCCAGCGGAAATGGCGAAACTAAATGAATGTCCCATGGACCCAGGGGGTTACTTCATCACCCGGGGGACAGAAAAAGTCATCCTTATCCAGGAGCAgctatctaaaaatagaatgaTAGTGGACACAGATACCGGACGGAACCGCTCTATAGAGTGCTCTGTAACTAG TTCCACTCATGAACGCAAGAGTAAAACGTACGTCTCTACAAAACACGAGAAATTCTATCTAAGGCACAACACGTTCACCGAG gacATTCCTGTAGCGATAGCCTTCAAGGCGATGGGGATGGAGTGTGACCAGGAGATTGTCCAGATGATTGGGAGTGAGGAGGAGATCCTGACATCCGTGGCACCCTGTCTGGAGGAGTGTCACCGCGCTCAGGTGTTCACTCAGCTACAG GCTCTGAAGTACATTGGACAGAGAGTAAGGCAGAGACGGGTATGGGGAGGATCCAAGAAAACCAAAGTGGATGAAGCCAGAGAGGCTCTGCATGACATTGTCCTGGCACATGTACCA GTTGTAGAGTGGAACTTTAAGCTGAAGGCTGCATACCTTGCACTGATGGTCCGAAGGGTCATCCTGGCGAAAGGTGAACAGGTCAAAGGTGACGACAGAGATTACTATGGCAACAAGAGGCTGGAGTTGGCCGGACAGCTCCTCTCGCTGCTGTTTGAAGATCTCTTCAAGAAATTTAACTCAGAG CTGAAGAGGATAGCAGACATGACGATCCCCAAACCCCGAGTGGCTCAGTTTGACATCATCAAACACATGCGACAGGACCAGATCACTAACGGCCTGGTCAATGCCATTTCTACA GGGAACTGGTCCATCAAGAGATTCAAGATGGAGAGAGCTGGAGTGACTCAGGTGCTGTCTCGTCTCTCCTTTATCTCGGCCCTGGGGATGATGACTCGCATATCCAGCCAG TTTGAGAAGACAAGGAAAGTGAGTGGTCCCAGGTCTCTACAACCGTCACAGTGGGGGATGCTGTGTCCCTCAGATACACCAGAAGGGGAG GCATGTGGATTGGTTAAAAACCTGGCTCTGATGACTCACATCACCACAGACATGGAGGAGGACCCCATCATCCGCCTGGCCTTCAATCTGGGGGTGGAAGACATCCAGCTGCTCAGTGGGGAGGAGATGACCAGCTCCAGGGTCTATCTGGTCTTCCTTAATG GTAACATTTTGGGGGTGATCCGTGACCACAAGAAACTTGTACGGACTTTCCGGTTGATGCGACGGTCGGGGTACATCAGTGAGTTTGTGTCTGTGTGCACCAACCACACCCACAAATGTGTCTACATCTCTACAGACGGAGGAAGATTGTGTAG GCCTTATATCATTGTACAGAAGGGACAGCCTCTTGTTAAACAGAGACACATAGAGGAGCTGACTCAGGGGTTCAG AAGTTTTGATGACTTCCTGAAGGAGGGACTGGTGGAATACCTGGACGTGAATGAGGAGAACGACTGTATGATCTCACTGTACGAATCGGGAATCACCAG GGAAACAACTCATCTGGAGATCGAGCCGTTCACCATTCTGGGAGTCTGTGCAGGATTGATTCCCTACCCCCACCACAACCAGTCCCCCAGGAACACCTACCAGTGTGCCATGGGCAAGCAAGCGATGG gtacCATTGGATATAACCAGAGGAATCGTATAGACACCTTGATGTACTTGTTGTGCTACCCACAGGCACCTCTAGTTAAATCTAAG ACGATTGAGCTTATCCACTTTGACAAGTTACCAGCCGGACAAAATGCCACTGTCGCAGTGATGAGTTTCAGTGGGTACGACATTGAGGACGCCCTTGTCCTGAACAAAGCTTCTCTTGATAGAG GTTTTGGGCGGTGTCTAGTGTACAGGAAGCAAGCCTGCACCCTAAAACGCTACACCAACCAGAGCTTTGACAAGGTGATGGGACCGATGGTGGACGCCAGCACCCACAAACCTATCTGGAAACACGAGTCTCTCGACTCCGATGGTATCTGCTCGCCAG GGGAGAGAATGGAAAACCGGCAGGTGCTTGTCAACAAATGGATGCCCACTGTGACAATGAATCCAATTCAACAGTCACCTACAACTCAGGGACCTCCACAGGGGCCTGAGTATAGGGAGGTCCCCATAAC ATATAAAGGAGCGGAGGCCTGTTACATTGAGAAGGTGCTGATTTCGTCCAATCCTGAGGAGGCTTTCTTAATCAAGATATTACAGCGACAGACGCGTCGGCCAGAGATTGGAGACAAATTCAGCAGCAGACACGGTCAGAAAGG GGTTTGTGGATTAATTGTCCCACAAGAAGATATGCCATTCACTGATCTG GGTATTTGTCCAGACATT ATAATGAATCCCCATGGTTACCCGTCCAGAATGACGGTCGGTAAGCTGATGGAACTGTTGGGAAGTAAGGCCGGGGTCCTGGAAGGGAAATTCCACTACGGAACAG CATTTGGGGGAGACAAAGTCTGTGATTTATCAGAGGATCTCGTAAAACATGGATTTAATTATCTCGGCAAGGACTTTGTAACCTCAGGAATAACTGG GGAGCCGCTGGAGGCCTACATATTCTTTGGCCCCATATACTATCAGAAACTGAAGCACATGGTTCTAGATAAGATGCATGCCCGAGCCAAGGGACCGAGAGCGGTACTGACTCGACAACCTACAGAGGGGCGATCTCGAGATGGAGGTCTGAGATTGGGAGAGATGGAACGAGATTGTCTCATTGGTTATGGAGCAAG
- the LOC117691618 gene encoding DNA-directed RNA polymerase III subunit RPC2-like isoform X2: MDDIEDIMRMDKEKLAAPIKTIEEKWKLLPAFLKVKGLVKQHIDSFNFFINVEIKNIMKANDKILSDADPNFYMKYLNIYVGMPDVEEGFNITKPISPHECRLRDMTYSAPITVDIEYTRGNQRIVRNNLPIGRMPIMLRSSNCVLNGKSPAEMAKLNECPMDPGGYFITRGTEKVILIQEQLSKNRMIVDTDTGRNRSIECSVTSSTHERKSKTYVSTKHEKFYLRHNTFTEDIPVAIAFKAMGMECDQEIVQMIGSEEEILTSVAPCLEECHRAQVFTQLQALKYIGQRVRQRRVWGGSKKTKVDEAREALHDIVLAHVPVVEWNFKLKAAYLALMVRRVILAKGEQVKGDDRDYYGNKRLELAGQLLSLLFEDLFKKFNSELKRIADMTIPKPRVAQFDIIKHMRQDQITNGLVNAISTGNWSIKRFKMERAGVTQVLSRLSFISALGMMTRISSQFEKTRKVSGPRSLQPSQWGMLCPSDTPEGEACGLVKNLALMTHITTDMEEDPIIRLAFNLGVEDIQLLSGEEMTSSRVYLVFLNGNILGVIRDHKKLVRTFRLMRRSGYISEFVSVCTNHTHKCVYISTDGGRLCRPYIIVQKGQPLVKQRHIEELTQGFRSFDDFLKEGLVEYLDVNEENDCMISLYESGITRETTHLEIEPFTILGVCAGLIPYPHHNQSPRNTYQCAMGKQAMGTIGYNQRNRIDTLMYLLCYPQAPLVKSKTIELIHFDKLPAGQNATVAVMSFSGYDIEDALVLNKASLDRGFGRCLVYRKQACTLKRYTNQSFDKVMGPMVDASTHKPIWKHESLDSDGICSPGERMENRQVLVNKWMPTVTMNPIQQSPTTQGPPQGPEYREVPITYKGAEACYIEKVLISSNPEEAFLIKILQRQTRRPEIGDKFSSRHGQKGVCGLIVPQEDMPFTDLGICPDIIMNPHGYPSRMTVGKLMELLGSKAGVLEGKFHYGTAFGGDKVCDLSEDLVKHGFNYLGKDFVTSGITGEPLEAYIFFGPIYYQKLKHMVLDKMHARAKGPRAVLTRQPTEGRSRDGGLRLGEMERDCLIGYGASMLLLERLMISSDAFEVDVCGECGLLGYSGWCEFCKSSRHVSTLKMPYACKLLFQELQSMNIVPRLSLKRYNEV, encoded by the exons ATGGATGATATAGAAGATATAATGCGAATGGATAAAGAAAAGCTGGCAGCGCCAATAAAAACTATTGAG GAGAAATGGAAATTGCTGCCAGCTTTTCTGAAGGTGAAAGGACTCGTCAAGCAGCACATTGACTCCTTCAATTTCTTTATCAACGTAGAG attaaaaatatcatgaaagcTAACGACAAGATCCTCAGTGATGCAGACCCTAACTTTTATATGAA ATATTTGAACATCTATGTTGGAATGCCCGATGTAGAGGAAGGGTTTAATATAACGAAGCCTATCTCTCCTCATGAA TGTCGTTTACGAGACATGACCTACTCAGCACCTATTACCGTGGATATTGAGTACACTCGCGGAAACCAGAGAATCGTCCGCAATAATCTGCCAATTGGAAG GATGCCCATCATGTTACGCAGCTCAAACTGTGTCCTGAATGGGAAAAGTCCAGCGGAAATGGCGAAACTAAATGAATGTCCCATGGACCCAGGGGGTTACTTCATCACCCGGGGGACAGAAAAAGTCATCCTTATCCAGGAGCAgctatctaaaaatagaatgaTAGTGGACACAGATACCGGACGGAACCGCTCTATAGAGTGCTCTGTAACTAG TTCCACTCATGAACGCAAGAGTAAAACGTACGTCTCTACAAAACACGAGAAATTCTATCTAAGGCACAACACGTTCACCGAG gacATTCCTGTAGCGATAGCCTTCAAGGCGATGGGGATGGAGTGTGACCAGGAGATTGTCCAGATGATTGGGAGTGAGGAGGAGATCCTGACATCCGTGGCACCCTGTCTGGAGGAGTGTCACCGCGCTCAGGTGTTCACTCAGCTACAG GCTCTGAAGTACATTGGACAGAGAGTAAGGCAGAGACGGGTATGGGGAGGATCCAAGAAAACCAAAGTGGATGAAGCCAGAGAGGCTCTGCATGACATTGTCCTGGCACATGTACCA GTTGTAGAGTGGAACTTTAAGCTGAAGGCTGCATACCTTGCACTGATGGTCCGAAGGGTCATCCTGGCGAAAGGTGAACAGGTCAAAGGTGACGACAGAGATTACTATGGCAACAAGAGGCTGGAGTTGGCCGGACAGCTCCTCTCGCTGCTGTTTGAAGATCTCTTCAAGAAATTTAACTCAGAG CTGAAGAGGATAGCAGACATGACGATCCCCAAACCCCGAGTGGCTCAGTTTGACATCATCAAACACATGCGACAGGACCAGATCACTAACGGCCTGGTCAATGCCATTTCTACA GGGAACTGGTCCATCAAGAGATTCAAGATGGAGAGAGCTGGAGTGACTCAGGTGCTGTCTCGTCTCTCCTTTATCTCGGCCCTGGGGATGATGACTCGCATATCCAGCCAG TTTGAGAAGACAAGGAAAGTGAGTGGTCCCAGGTCTCTACAACCGTCACAGTGGGGGATGCTGTGTCCCTCAGATACACCAGAAGGGGAG GCATGTGGATTGGTTAAAAACCTGGCTCTGATGACTCACATCACCACAGACATGGAGGAGGACCCCATCATCCGCCTGGCCTTCAATCTGGGGGTGGAAGACATCCAGCTGCTCAGTGGGGAGGAGATGACCAGCTCCAGGGTCTATCTGGTCTTCCTTAATG GTAACATTTTGGGGGTGATCCGTGACCACAAGAAACTTGTACGGACTTTCCGGTTGATGCGACGGTCGGGGTACATCAGTGAGTTTGTGTCTGTGTGCACCAACCACACCCACAAATGTGTCTACATCTCTACAGACGGAGGAAGATTGTGTAG GCCTTATATCATTGTACAGAAGGGACAGCCTCTTGTTAAACAGAGACACATAGAGGAGCTGACTCAGGGGTTCAG AAGTTTTGATGACTTCCTGAAGGAGGGACTGGTGGAATACCTGGACGTGAATGAGGAGAACGACTGTATGATCTCACTGTACGAATCGGGAATCACCAG GGAAACAACTCATCTGGAGATCGAGCCGTTCACCATTCTGGGAGTCTGTGCAGGATTGATTCCCTACCCCCACCACAACCAGTCCCCCAGGAACACCTACCAGTGTGCCATGGGCAAGCAAGCGATGG gtacCATTGGATATAACCAGAGGAATCGTATAGACACCTTGATGTACTTGTTGTGCTACCCACAGGCACCTCTAGTTAAATCTAAG ACGATTGAGCTTATCCACTTTGACAAGTTACCAGCCGGACAAAATGCCACTGTCGCAGTGATGAGTTTCAGTGGGTACGACATTGAGGACGCCCTTGTCCTGAACAAAGCTTCTCTTGATAGAG GTTTTGGGCGGTGTCTAGTGTACAGGAAGCAAGCCTGCACCCTAAAACGCTACACCAACCAGAGCTTTGACAAGGTGATGGGACCGATGGTGGACGCCAGCACCCACAAACCTATCTGGAAACACGAGTCTCTCGACTCCGATGGTATCTGCTCGCCAG GGGAGAGAATGGAAAACCGGCAGGTGCTTGTCAACAAATGGATGCCCACTGTGACAATGAATCCAATTCAACAGTCACCTACAACTCAGGGACCTCCACAGGGGCCTGAGTATAGGGAGGTCCCCATAAC ATATAAAGGAGCGGAGGCCTGTTACATTGAGAAGGTGCTGATTTCGTCCAATCCTGAGGAGGCTTTCTTAATCAAGATATTACAGCGACAGACGCGTCGGCCAGAGATTGGAGACAAATTCAGCAGCAGACACGGTCAGAAAGG GGTTTGTGGATTAATTGTCCCACAAGAAGATATGCCATTCACTGATCTG GGTATTTGTCCAGACATT ATAATGAATCCCCATGGTTACCCGTCCAGAATGACGGTCGGTAAGCTGATGGAACTGTTGGGAAGTAAGGCCGGGGTCCTGGAAGGGAAATTCCACTACGGAACAG CATTTGGGGGAGACAAAGTCTGTGATTTATCAGAGGATCTCGTAAAACATGGATTTAATTATCTCGGCAAGGACTTTGTAACCTCAGGAATAACTGG GGAGCCGCTGGAGGCCTACATATTCTTTGGCCCCATATACTATCAGAAACTGAAGCACATGGTTCTAGATAAGATGCATGCCCGAGCCAAGGGACCGAGAGCGGTACTGACTCGACAACCTACAGAGGGGCGATCTCGAGATGGAGGTCTGAGATTGGGAGAGATGGAACGAGATTGTCTCATTGGTTATGGAGCAAG CATGCTCCTACTGGAGAGACTGATGATATCTAGCGACGCCTTTGAGGTGGACGTATGCGGAGAATGTGGTCTCCTGGGATACTCAGGCTGGTGCGAGTTCTGTAAATCCTCACGTCATGTCTCCACTCTCAAAATGCCGTACGCCTGTAAACTGTTGTTCCAGGAGTTACAGTCGATGAACATTGTGCCAAGACTATCTCTAAAACGTTACAATGAAgtctag